The Canis aureus isolate CA01 chromosome 11, VMU_Caureus_v.1.0, whole genome shotgun sequence genome has a segment encoding these proteins:
- the MYL6 gene encoding myosin light polypeptide 6 isoform X4, with protein sequence MCDFTEDQTAEFKEAFQLFDRTGDGKILYSQCGDVMRALGQNPTNAEVLKVLGNPKSDEMNVKVLDFEHFLPMLQTVAKNKDQGTYEDYVEGLRVFDKEGNGTVMGAEIRHVLVTLGEKMTEEEVEMLVAGHEDSNGCINYEAFVRHILSG encoded by the exons ATG TGTGATTTCACCGAGGACCAGACCGCCG AGTTCAAGGAGGCCTTTCAGCTGTTCGATCGAACAGGGGATGGCAAGATCCTGTACAGCCAGTGTGGGGACGTGATGAGGGCCCTGGGCCAGAACCCCACCAACGCCGAGGTGCTCAAGGTCCTGGGGAACCCCAAGAGCGATG AGATGAATGTGAAGGTGCTGGACTTTGAACACTTCCTGCCCATGCTGCAGACTGTGGCCAAGAACAAGGACCAGGGCACCTATGAGGACTACGTCGAAGGCCTTCGGGTGTTTGACAAGGAAGGGAATGGCACCGTCATGGGTGCTGAAATCCGGCACGTTCTTGTCACGCTGG gTGAGAAGATGACGGAGGAAGAAGTAGAGATGCTGGTGGCGGGGCATGAGGACAGCAATGGTTGTATCAACTATGAAG CGTTTGTGAGGCATATCCTGTCGGGGTGA
- the MYL6B gene encoding myosin light chain 6B, which yields MPPKKDVPMKKPAGPSISKPAAKPAAGAPPAKPKAEPAPAVPPAPQKTQEPPIDLSKVVIEFNKDQLEEFKEAFELFDRVGDGKILYGQCGDVMRALGQNPTNAEVLRILGNPKSDELKSRRVDFETFLPMLQAVSKNRDQGTYEDYLEGLRVFDKEGNGKVMGAELRHVLTTLGERMTEEEVETVLAGHEDSNGCINYEAFLKHILSV from the exons ATGCCTCCCAAGAAGGATGTTCCTATGAAGAAACCAGCGGGACCCTCTATTTCCAAGCCTGCTGCCAAACCAGCAGCAGGGGCCCCTCCTGCCAAGCCCAAGGCTGAGCCAGCTCCAGCTGTCCCTCCAGCTCCTCAGAAAACCCAGGAGCCCCCCATCGATCTCTCCAAAGTGGTG ATCGAGTTTAACAAGGACCAGCTGGAGG AGTTCAAGGAGGCCTTTGAGCTGTTTGATCGAGTAGGGGACGGCAAGATCCTGTATGGTCAGTGTGGGGATGTGATGAGGGCTCTGGGCCAGAACCCCACCAACGCCGAGGTGCTCAGGATCCTGGGGAACCCCAAGAGTGATG AGCTGAAGTCCCGGCGTGTGGACTTCGAGACTTTCCTGCCCATGCTCCAAGCAGTCTCCAAGAACCGGGACCAAGGGACATACGAGGACTACCTGGAGGGGCTTCGAGTGTTTGACAAAGAGGGGAACGGCAAAGTCATGGGCGCGGAGCTCAGACACGTGCTCACCACCCTGG GAGAGAGGATGactgaggaggaggtggagacCGTCCTGGCCGGACATGAGGACAGCAACGGCTGCATCAACTATGAAG CCTTCCTGAAGCACATCCTCAGCGTCTGA
- the MYL6 gene encoding myosin light polypeptide 6 isoform X3 — MCDFTEDQTAEFKEAFQLFDRTGDGKILYSQCGDVMRALGQNPTNAEVLKVLGNPKSDEMNVKVLDFEHFLPMLQTVAKNKDQGTYEDYVEGLRVFDKEGNGTVMGAEIRHVLVTLGEKMTEEEVEMLVAGHEDSNGCINYEELVRMVLNG, encoded by the exons ATG TGTGATTTCACCGAGGACCAGACCGCCG AGTTCAAGGAGGCCTTTCAGCTGTTCGATCGAACAGGGGATGGCAAGATCCTGTACAGCCAGTGTGGGGACGTGATGAGGGCCCTGGGCCAGAACCCCACCAACGCCGAGGTGCTCAAGGTCCTGGGGAACCCCAAGAGCGATG AGATGAATGTGAAGGTGCTGGACTTTGAACACTTCCTGCCCATGCTGCAGACTGTGGCCAAGAACAAGGACCAGGGCACCTATGAGGACTACGTCGAAGGCCTTCGGGTGTTTGACAAGGAAGGGAATGGCACCGTCATGGGTGCTGAAATCCGGCACGTTCTTGTCACGCTGG gTGAGAAGATGACGGAGGAAGAAGTAGAGATGCTGGTGGCGGGGCATGAGGACAGCAATGGTTGTATCAACTATGAAG AGCTCGTCCGTATGGTGCTGAATGGCTGA
- the MYL6 gene encoding myosin light polypeptide 6 isoform X2, whose amino-acid sequence MCDFTEDQTADPSPKPRVSVRRCGHETTWSPNACEFKEAFQLFDRTGDGKILYSQCGDVMRALGQNPTNAEVLKVLGNPKSDEMNVKVLDFEHFLPMLQTVAKNKDQGTYEDYVEGLRVFDKEGNGTVMGAEIRHVLVTLGEKMTEEEVEMLVAGHEDSNGCINYEAFVRHILSG is encoded by the exons ATG TGTGATTTCACCGAGGACCAGACCGCCG ATCCGAGCCCCAAGCCCCGGGTGAGTGTTAGGCGGTGTGGGCATGAGACAACGTGGTCACCTAACGCCTGCG AGTTCAAGGAGGCCTTTCAGCTGTTCGATCGAACAGGGGATGGCAAGATCCTGTACAGCCAGTGTGGGGACGTGATGAGGGCCCTGGGCCAGAACCCCACCAACGCCGAGGTGCTCAAGGTCCTGGGGAACCCCAAGAGCGATG AGATGAATGTGAAGGTGCTGGACTTTGAACACTTCCTGCCCATGCTGCAGACTGTGGCCAAGAACAAGGACCAGGGCACCTATGAGGACTACGTCGAAGGCCTTCGGGTGTTTGACAAGGAAGGGAATGGCACCGTCATGGGTGCTGAAATCCGGCACGTTCTTGTCACGCTGG gTGAGAAGATGACGGAGGAAGAAGTAGAGATGCTGGTGGCGGGGCATGAGGACAGCAATGGTTGTATCAACTATGAAG CGTTTGTGAGGCATATCCTGTCGGGGTGA
- the MYL6 gene encoding myosin light polypeptide 6 isoform X1, with translation MCDFTEDQTADPSPKPRVSVRRCGHETTWSPNACEFKEAFQLFDRTGDGKILYSQCGDVMRALGQNPTNAEVLKVLGNPKSDEMNVKVLDFEHFLPMLQTVAKNKDQGTYEDYVEGLRVFDKEGNGTVMGAEIRHVLVTLGEKMTEEEVEMLVAGHEDSNGCINYEELVRMVLNG, from the exons ATG TGTGATTTCACCGAGGACCAGACCGCCG ATCCGAGCCCCAAGCCCCGGGTGAGTGTTAGGCGGTGTGGGCATGAGACAACGTGGTCACCTAACGCCTGCG AGTTCAAGGAGGCCTTTCAGCTGTTCGATCGAACAGGGGATGGCAAGATCCTGTACAGCCAGTGTGGGGACGTGATGAGGGCCCTGGGCCAGAACCCCACCAACGCCGAGGTGCTCAAGGTCCTGGGGAACCCCAAGAGCGATG AGATGAATGTGAAGGTGCTGGACTTTGAACACTTCCTGCCCATGCTGCAGACTGTGGCCAAGAACAAGGACCAGGGCACCTATGAGGACTACGTCGAAGGCCTTCGGGTGTTTGACAAGGAAGGGAATGGCACCGTCATGGGTGCTGAAATCCGGCACGTTCTTGTCACGCTGG gTGAGAAGATGACGGAGGAAGAAGTAGAGATGCTGGTGGCGGGGCATGAGGACAGCAATGGTTGTATCAACTATGAAG AGCTCGTCCGTATGGTGCTGAATGGCTGA